A region from the Lolium perenne isolate Kyuss_39 chromosome 4, Kyuss_2.0, whole genome shotgun sequence genome encodes:
- the LOC127295523 gene encoding aquaporin SIP2-1 — protein MAPAPASSGRIRPWLVVGDLVLAALWVCAGALVKLFVYSVLGLGGTPEGEAAKVSLSVVYMFLFAGLESLTGGASYNPLTALSGAVASHGGPALYLFTVFLRVPAQVIGAVLGVKLIRTAFPQVGKGAALSVGVHHGALAEGLATLLVVMVSVTLKKKEKGFFMKTWIASIWKMTIHILSSDSTGGIMNPASAFAWAYARGDHATFDHLLVYWLAPLQATLLGVWVVTFLTKPKKVVDENKKKK, from the exons ATGGCTCCGGCTCCGGCGTCGAGCGGCCGCATCCGGCCGTGGCTGGTCGTTGGCGACCTGGTGCTCGCGGCGCTCTGGGTTTGCGCAGGCGCGCTGGTGAAGCTGTTCGTGTACAGCGTGCTCGGCCTCGGTGGGACCCCGGAGGGCGAAGCCGCCAAGGTCTCGCTCTCTGTCGTCTACATGTTCCTCTTCGCCGGGCTCGAATCGCTCACCGGCGGCGCCTCATACAACCCGCTCACCGCCCTCTCCGGCGCCGTCGCCTCCCACGGTGGCCCCGCCCTCTACCTCTTCACCGTCTTCCTACGGGTCCCTGCCCAG GTGATTGGGGCGGTTCTAGGAGTGAAGCTCATCCGAACAGCTTTCCCTCAAGTAGGTAAAGGAGCTGCGTTAAGCGTCGGCGTTCATCACGGAGCATTAGCTGAAGGACTGGCAACTCTTTTGGTTGTTATGGTGTCAGTGACActtaaaaagaaagaaaagggaTTCTTTATGAAGACATGGATCGCGAGCATTTGGAAAATGACAATTCATATCCTTAGCTCGGATAGTACTGGAGGGATTATGAACCCTGCATCT GCTTTTGCTTGGGCTTATGCTCGAGGAGATCATGCGACATTTGACCACCTATTGGTATATTGGCTTGCACCCCTCCAAGCAACCCTGCTAGGAGTATGGGTTGTTACCTTCTTAACTAAACCGAAGAAGGTAGTAGAtgaaaacaagaagaagaaataG